One genomic segment of Belonocnema kinseyi isolate 2016_QV_RU_SX_M_011 chromosome 2, B_treatae_v1, whole genome shotgun sequence includes these proteins:
- the LOC117167269 gene encoding uncharacterized protein LOC117167269 has protein sequence MYSILCAIVFSLVVILGPENAFSSMTPSLLECYNTTYILTRDNRLPHNTISLIEIIRKIENTEGLDMDLRVLSVALLHRFRQDGIVFDPLAIPGNGIFPYAPDGYKVKRFKQILGTIPGNAHRFPNDSISIIERCSLHFMLSSTIEQYRRDGEDSICNRGLDNAYRLPRSISGGLNEDVEILSAQQIEKLSSSKQREAESEVDPNSFYPELPPNHPARANLENVPLSNCPVESGVIKTRWGSVAAGTVLAAIAAAMEPQSIEIGNLLTGKNINRAFYENSARLNNKWFATLAGDLAEVALLQLPYKQPNERFVIGVDGKWNSTNLPKWYFLSAKDKLELTQAELRAGIDGLIIAHELRSWYEMTNGYLRLSQILDMYYSPRGVFSSSNRACNRRDLFTKVSPTQTLEEQTIIASKVLQDIGKGSYDDITILEKSCKEAADQVMPHLASELNDDLSCADTDRYNDFSRPFVDLTIVLDTTWPFKNIKPILAKILEGIEVGKFNSNFTLISARNGEVMINTTNTILDWYNFTASEYEKFLVGFNMPKTIEDVKNRLARQLDEEQKWRIGGSNANVLLYIPYSGSISEADKDFCMEHIKQMKEEIPDTSILFLTYGSKDRWTSLVENSNTDLFAIGIGESNSVLYPLDSLIPRIKQVPKRLINSQCGSKYESQGSVESFTDFVEPNGVNFYRIHPNYFFNSDSTSRINIQGSGTQLTICSSRELLHVNRSQSVGSESCKIITSDTYRIDLSCGDASYIHQCQPYYFSIRANSSSTPMYTCTDMNLCRFPDQIRFKISYENLVCRSGASSITAMPLIII, from the exons ATGTATTCGATTTTGTGTGCAATTGTTTTTAGTTTAGTGG ttatCCTTGGAccagaaaatgcattttcaagtaTGACACCTTCACTTCTTGAATGCTATAACACCACTTACATTTTAACCCGAGATAATAGATTGCCTCATAATACGATTAGTCTGATTGAAATTatacgaaaaattgaaaatacggAGGGTCTTGATATGGACCTAAGAGTGTTGTCTGTCGCACTTTTACACAG GTTTAGACAAGACGGCATTGTATTTGATCCACTGGCCATACCCGGAAATGGAATTTTTCCTTATGCGCCAGATGGTTACAAAGTTAAACGATTCAAGCAAATTCTGGGTACCATACCGGGAAATGCTCACAGATTTCCCAATGATAGTATTTCTATCATTGAAAGA tgCTCTTTACATTTTATGTTATCGAGTACCATAGAACAATATAGACGAGATGGCGAAGATTCAATTTGTAATAGAGGATTAGATAACGCATATCGACTTCCAAGAAGCATTAGTGGCGGCTTGAATGAAGATGTTGAAATACTTTCCGCTCAGCAAAT AGAGAAACTATCAAGCAGCAAGCAAAGAGAAGCAGAAAGTGAAGTCGATCCTAATTCCTTTTATCCGGAACTTCCACCGAACCATCCTGCCCGtgcaaatttggaaaatgtaCCTCTCAGCAATTGTCCTGTTGAATCAGGAGTCATCAAAACCAG atggGGATCTGTTGCAGCAGGAACGGTTCTTGCAGCAATAGCAGCTGCAATGGAACCACAATCTATTGAAATCGGTAATCTTTTGACGGGCAAGAATATAAATAGAGCTTTCTATGAAAATTCTGCAAGGCTGAACAACAAGTGGTTTGCTACATTAGCtg GGGATTTGGCGGAAGTGGCATTGTTGCAATTACCTTACAAACAACCTAACGAACGTTTTGTAATTGGCGTGGATGGAAAATGGAACTCGACGAACTTGCCGAAATGGTACTTCCTTAGTGCAAAAGACAAACTTGAATTAACTCAAGCAGAATTACGAGCCGGCATTGATGGTTTAATTATTGCACACGAACTTCGTTCATGGTACGAAATGACCAATGGTTATTTACGTCTCTCCCAAATTCTGGACATGTACTACAGTCCTCGAGGAGTATTTAGTTCGTCAAATCGAGCTTGCAATCGCAGGGATCTTTTCACAAAAGTCTCACCAACACAAACTTTGGAAGAACAG accaTCATAGCGAGTAAAGTTTTACAGGACATAGGGAAAGGATCATATGATGATATTACCATACTAGAGAAAAGTTGCAAAGAAGCTGCTGATCAAGTGATGCCTCACTTGg CTTCTGAGTTGAATGACGATCTTTCGTGTGCGGACACAGATCGTTATAATGATTTTAGTAGACCATTCGTCGACCTCACGATCGTTCTTGACACAACATGGCCATTCAAGAATATAAAACCAATTCTCGC AAAAATTCTCGAAGGTATTGAAGTGGGCAAATTCAATAGTAATTTCACCCTAATCAGTGCTCGAAACGGAGAAGTGATGATAAACACAACTAATACTATATTGGATTGGTATAACTTTACTGCATCTGAATACGAAAAAT TCCTTGTTGGATTCAATATGCCAAAAACTATCGAGGATGTGAAAAATAGGCTTGCGAGACAATTAGACGAAGAACAGAAATGGAGAATTGGTGGAAGCAATGCAAATGTACTTTTGTACATTCCATATTCGGGTTCGATATCAGAAGCTGATAAAGACTTCTGTATGGAACATATCAAGCAAATGAAGGaggaaattccag ATACTTCGATCCTCTTTTTGACATACGGATCTAAGGATCGATGGACAAGTTTGGTAGAAAACTCTAATACTGATTTATTTGCGATTGGAATCGGAGAGTCAAACAGCGTACTCTATCCTCTTGATTCCTTAATCCCAAGAATAAAAcaag TTCCTAAGCGTCTTATAAATTCACAATGTGGATCCAAATACGAGTCCCAGGGATCTGTGGAATCTTTCACTGATTTTGTGGAACCAAATGGGGTCAACTTTTATAGAATTCAtcctaactattttttcaattctgattCTACTTCCAGGATAAAT ATTCAAGGAAGCGGAACTCAGTTGACAATTTGCTCCTCTCGAGAATTGTTACACGTAAATAGATCTCAATCTGTTGGTTCTGAATCCTGTAAAATTATAACGAGCGACACATACAGAATTGATCTTTCATGTGGTGACGCCAGTTATATTCATCAATGTCAGCCCTATTACTTTTCTATTAGGGCTAATTCTTCTTCAACGCCAATGTATACTTGCACAG acatgaacttgtgtagattcccagatcagatccgattcaagatatcttacgaaaacctagtttgtagaagtggagccagttctatcacagcaatgccacttatcatcata